The following coding sequences are from one Triplophysa dalaica isolate WHDGS20190420 chromosome 12, ASM1584641v1, whole genome shotgun sequence window:
- the LOC130432480 gene encoding nuclear pore membrane glycoprotein 210-like isoform X3, giving the protein MLMKARAVWGILLMNSLITLSQSSKLNVPKLLLPLSARVPVNITLTAERGCYTWVSSKPECVRVYPLSAVSPPDPLPASSCSQQCLVSTLSSPQALPIHSVVKGQDNEVTLSEEGYRLVVDGYRGRMCSDRICVDQETTTVTAFKLGHATLTIVHNNLPSKVMSHLPRATIYVVEPSYMTLGIKEEEDIWVLEKKRQYYLTVRIHDNEGHAVHLSQNVVIVVEETEGLITLESTSDSSVQLLKTLGTGKTSIQASLHSIISKNGEKWLVIPPIRVQQEVDIYNPLSLHPSMIVFPWQPHNKLYRRNITILYFQVEGGSGSVMWDVSNSQIATVTVKGVIIAGQRLGQSRIQAADYKNPLHRVVGQVMVVRPSRLQLVPRRGDCRVGDRIELPVALWGILDPQDSCSHTDFDTHLYTHRSTNADVQAQCFSHRYNPQNEESFLMKSNLVPVTDCTELSLHIHTEPIGIFTRVPGPVSPGAGFCGGVRFKAISQGQAVVTVTVETEGSKISETTSLEAYNPLKSLASKVLLTVGTARMVVFEGGPQPWPSAPIRFFRHIEAQPSGGVTVETVSSAEGRPTRHAYWVTCNAVGEQWLVFRCGNTPGPLNEMPAMEESRVQVSCGVPASLSVSVLPCNTSSPSCIPLYSNHSSCPQHHHPWGPLTVSSSRDAVFQLSVFDQKGEQFDNFTSCSVKWTTSDPHLLSLPPQSTMNLADKPTQTGYKLHAWKVLQVHQQTGTVTVNVTLRCPEMSTAPVSQHVILHLVEDVQWATHSLTLFNHPKVKENLTLFHGSGHFQFHLQDMTLAHITHLENTNMVQVSPLHPGSSVLLAHDLCLTSDPAVVSILISDITDFQIDFIDIIEVGRTAIVRVGVLDSKNQPFLSHFLSLMNLILIPSSSIISVKQVGPVDLYSVGFPVTGLAVGVASFHLSAVAGHGGVISTSHKNIQVYPPFRLQPYKLTLVVGGVRQVKWKGGPHPQSVVEFSVSDSSVAMVTDKGLVRGVAKGVVKISGTLQTVRQDTGALLTLAQDVVELEVFNLIQVRIQAPLVTLSVGTEMPVYVMGSDSDQNPLSLGSVESGLSFFWSLSKPGVLEIKARHAEVGVSVSPSHSFSVLVRAEAPGKASIKVCMQLEQTHASNSSLSDHLTDEIQIQVFEEIQLAAGSPRSILMSPQSQYSLQSNKDSICPVRYVLSECVSGAGLITVNEQGVLRAGPDTGAALLEVFVMDVCGFNQTLLISVKVSAVWFVRILAASSSLNSDAEKALPAFPLGWKINIVALYYNHMGEQFHSHNIQTTFTTNRDDLVHLTTDKDSKSFLVQTVSPGLTILMVQGDPTNPSLSDYIPLLVLPAISEPPGSLRPGDVICFNSPITNLIAQQGRWNVSSSQILQMNSETGVALAKNSGIVVVYYKLEGGQQTLRQVTVEPASVPLVSVPADRLLTNWPEASEYIVKVDLNTYAANTAQCTLDQWEAVEKNLQPEAKLQCLLHFSAPYLQMKTLQAVFHASSFYDINTAQYSCRIFVQPQSNSILHVLSTLSLSISLSVSLQTQSYASIPLPFPLSSTSVQSSVLLPYVPAFCCPVTEITLSPQHPVAEITLFGTKDMLSTLQVHSDTPDIVVSKFHSAEDPTLLHLSIYSTSHFLDQLSSPASITLFTQLSTQTHIVRVTRLVDSQKSVLAAAAALFIAYNAMLSHIQTQPAVYTDSNHTAKTHVSVAGTIRQKPAEKTIALECSLKIPIHFPPKKKFIFPFYEFLFNAKLNYTRRFLKA; this is encoded by the exons ATGCTGATGAAAGCGAGGGCAGTTTGGGGAATTCTGCTAATGAACTCATTGATTACATTGAGTCAGTCGAGCAAACTGAACGTTCCCAAGCTGCTGTTGCCTTTGAGCGCTCGTGTGCCTGTGAACATCACATTGACAGCAGAGAGAGGATGCTACACATG GGTGTCCTCTAAGCCCGAGTGTGTCAGGGTGTATCCTCTGTCTGCCGTCAGCCCTCCAGATCCTCTGCCCGCGTCCTCCTGCAGTCAGCAATGTTTGGTGTCCACTTTGTCCTCTCCTCAGGCTCTTCCCATCCATAGTGTGGTTAAAGGACAGGACAATG AGGTCACTCTGTCAGAGGAAGGATACAGGCTGGTTGTGGATGGGTACAGAGGCAGAATGTGTAGTGACAGAATCTGTGTTGACCAGGAGACGACTACCGTCACTGCCTTCAAGCTGGGTCATGCCACGCTAACCATTGTACACAACA ATCTGCCCTCTAAAGTAATGTCCCACCTCCCTCGCGCTACCATATACGTGGTGGAGCCCAGTTATATGA CTTTGGGTATTAAGGAAGAAGAGGACATATGGGTATTGGAGAAAAAACGGCAGTACTATTTGACTGTCCGAATCCATGACAACGAGGGCCATGCGGTTCACCTGTCACAG AACGTTGTTATTGTTGTAGAAGAGACTGAAGGATTAATCACATTGGAATCAACCTCTGATTCTTCCGTCCAGCTCTTGAAGACACTTGGGACAGGAAAAACCTCAATACAGGCCTCACTTCATAGCATCATCTCTAAG AATGGTGAAAAGTGGCTTGTCATCCCACCAATCAGAGTGCAACAGGAAGTGGACATCTATAACCCTCTTAGTCTGCATCCCTCTATGATtgtgtttccatggcaaccCCACAATAAGCTTTACCGTCGCAATATTACG ATTCTGTATTTCCAGGTGGAGGGAGGAAGCGGCTCTGTGATGTGGGACGTGTCAAATAGTCAAATTGCCACAGTGACGGTAAAAGGGGTGATCATAGCAGGACAGAGGTTGGGCCAGAGCAGAATTCAAGCTGCGGATTACAAAAACCCCCTACATAGGGTAGTTGGCCAG GTAATGGTTGTGAGACCCAGCCGGTTGCAGCTGGTGCCACGGAGGGGAGACTGCCGTGTAGGGGACAGGATAGAACTTCCCGTAGCTCTGTGGGGCATCCTGGACCCCCAAGATTCTTGCTCTCACACAGACTTTGATACACATTTGTACACTCACAGGAGCACCAATGCAGATGTTCAAGCACAGTGCTTCTCCCATAGATACAATCCTCAAAACGAAGAGTCTTTTCTAATGAAGAGTAATCTTGTGCCGGTCACAGACTGCACTGAGCTCTCACTACACATCCACACTGAACCCATTGGCATCTTCACACGTGTGCCAG GTCCTGTGTCTCCTGGTGCTGGGTTCTGTGGAGGGGTCCGTTTTAAAGCTATTTCACAGGGTCAGGCTGTTGTTACCGTCACAGTGGAAACAGAGGGAAGCAAAATCAGTGAGACGACGTCACTGGAGGCATACAACCCACTTAAa TCTCTTGCATCAAAGGTTCTTCTCACAGTGGGCACAGCTCGAATGGTTGTATTTGAGGGGGGTCCACAACCCTGGCCCTCGGCTCCCATCCGTTTCTTTCGTCACATCGAGGCACAGCCATCAGGAGGTGTTACCGTGGAGACAGTGAGTTCGGCAGAAGGAAGGCCAACTCGACATGCTTATTGGGTCACGTGTAATGCTGTGGGAGAACAG tGGCTGGTCTTTAGGTGTGGTAATACTCCAGGTCCATTAAACGAGATGCCCGCAATGGAGGAGAGCAGAGTTCAGGTGTCATGCGGTGTCCCCGCAAGCCTCTCTGTTTCTGTTCTCCCGTGCAACACCTCCTCACCTTCATGCATCCCTCTGTACTCCAATCACAGTTCCTGCCCTCAGCATCATCACCCCTGGGGACCG ttaaCTGTGTCCAGCAGTAGGGATGCTGTGTTCCAGTTGTCCGTGTTTGACCAGAAGGGGGAGCAGTTTGATAATTTCACCTCCTGCTCGGTAAAGTGGACCACCTCTGACCCTCATCTCCTTTCATTGCCACCACAATCCACAATGAACTTGGCTGACAAACCAACTCAGACAGGCTACAAACTACATG CCTGGAAGGTGCTTCAGGTCCATCAACAGACAGGAACTGTGACTGTTAATGTCACCCTCAGATGTCCAGAG ATGTCAACAGCCCCAGTGTCTCAGCATGTGATTCTGCATTTGGTAGAAGACGTACAGTGGGCCACACACTCACTTACTCTGTTCAACCATCCAAAAGTCAAA GAAAATCTGACCTTGTTCCATGGGTCAGGACACTTTCAGTTCCATTTACAAGACATGACTTTGGCCCATATCACTCATCTGGAGAACACTAATATGGTACAG GTGTCCCCACTTCATCCAGGTTCCTCAGTTCTCTTGGCTCATGACCTCTGTCTGACCTCTGACCCTGCTGTGGTCTCCATCCTGATCTCTGACATCACAGATTTTCAGATTGACTTCATTGATATC ATTGAGGTCGGTCGAACCGCCATAGTGCGAGTTGGTGTTCTGGACTCGAAGAATCAGCCGTTTCTCAGTCATTTCCTGTCACTTATGAACCTCATTCTTATTCCTTCTTCATCTATCATTTCTGTGAA GCAGGTGGGGCCGGTGGACCTCTACTCTGTGGGATTTCCTGTGACAGGACTGGCAGTAGGCGTGGCTAGTTTTCATCTTTCAGCAGTTGCTGGTCATGGGGGTGTTATAAGCACCTCCCATAAGAATATACAGGTTTACCCACCATTCCGTTTGCAGCCATATAAACTTACCCTGGTAGTCGGAGGTGTGCGACAG GTGAAATGGAAAGGAGGGCCTCATCCACAGTCTGTTGTGGAGTTCTCCGTGAGTGACAGCTCTGTCGCCATGGTGACTGACAAAGGACTGGTCAGGGGCGTGGCAAAGGGCGTGGTCAAAATCAGTGGAACTCTCCAAACTGTGAGACAAGACACAGGAGCACTGCTCACCCTGGCACAA GATGTAGTGGAGTTGGAGGTGTTTAACCTGATACAAGTGAGAATACAAGCTCCTTTAGTGACTCTGTCTGTCGGAACAGAG ATGCCTGTTTATGTGATGGGGAGTGACAGTGATCAGAATCCTCTGTCGCTGGGAAGTGTTGAGTCTGGCCTCAGCTTCTTCTGGAGTCTGAGCAAGCCGGGGGTCTTGGAGATCAAAGCAAGGCATGCAGAG GTTGGAGTTAGTGTGTCTCCCTCTCACAGTTTCTCTGTTCTGGTAAGGGCCGAAGCTCCAGGCAAGGCTAGCATTAAAGTGTGCATGCAACTTGAACAAACACACGCCAGCAATTCGTCACTCTCTGATCATTTGACTGATGAGATACAGATACAG GTGTTCGAAGAGATACAGTTGGCAGCAGGAAGTCCCAGATCCATCCTCATGTCTCCTCAGTCTCAGTACTCCCTGCAGAGCAATAA AGACTCAATCTGTCCAGTGCGTTACGTCCTCAGTGAGTGTGTCTCAGGGGCGGGACTTATAACTGTTAATGAGCAAGGAGTGTTGAGGGCGGGGCCTGATACAGGCGCTGCCCTGTTGGAGGTCTTTGTCATGGATGTTTGTGGTTTTAACCAAACATTGCTCATCAGTGTAAAG GTGTCAGCGGTGTGGTTTGTACGTATTTTGGCTGCGTCATCATCTCTGAACAGTGATGCTGAGAAAGCCCTGCCCGCCTTCCCTTTGGGTTGGAAGATTAACATCGTGGCTCTTTACTATAACCACATGGGAGAACAGTTTCATTCTCATAATATACAAACAACTTTTACCACAAACAG AGATGACCTGGTGCATTTGACAACCGATAAAGACAGCAAGTCGTTTCTGGTGCAGACAGTATCTCCGGGTCTAACAATTTTGATGGTCCAGGGTGACCCTACTAACCCTTCTCTGAGTGATTACATACCTCTGCTAGTGCTGCCTGCCATCTCAGAGCCCCCAGGATCTCTGCGACCAGGAGATGTCATCTGTTTCAACTCCCCAATTACAAACCTGATTG CTCAGCAAGGCAGATGGAACGTGTCCTCAAGTCAAATCCTTCAGATGAATTCTGAGACTGGAGTGGCATTAGCAAAGAATTCTGGGATAGTGGTGGTTTACTACAAACTGGAGGGGGGACAGCAAACCTTACGACAG GTAACAGTGGAGCCGGCGTCTGTTCCTTTAGTCAGTGTTCCAGCCGATAGGCTTCTTACTAACTGGCCCGAAGCTTCAGAATATATAGTCAAAGTGGATCTCAACACCTATGCTGCTAACACAG CTCAATGCACTCTGGACCAGTGGGAGGCTGTAGAGAAGAACTTACAGCCTGAGGCAAAGCTACAGTGCTTGCTACATTTCAGCGCCCCCTACCTGCAGATGAAAACACTGCAGGCTGTGTTTCATGCATCATCCTTCTACGATATAAACACTG CTCAATACAGTTGTAGGATTTTTGTGCAGCCGCAGTCAAACTCCATCCTCCATGTCCTATcgactctgtctctctccatctctctttctgtcagtCTGCAGACTCAGTCATATGCATCTATCCCTCTTCCATTTCCTCTGTCCTCCACCTCTGTTCAGTCTTCTGTTCTGCTTCCATATGTGCCAGCGTTCTGTTGTCCTGTAACTGAGATCACTCTTTCACCCCAGCACCCTGTGGCTGAAATCACATTGTTTGGCACCAAAGACATGCTTAGCACACTGCAG GTCCATTCAGACACCCCAGATATTGTAGTATCTAAGTTCCATTCGGCTGAAGACCCCACCCTCCTCCACTTGTCGATCTATTCAACCTCACATTTCCTGGATCAGCTATCTTCTCCAGCAAGCATCACCCTGTTCACACAGCTCtccacacagacacatataGTTAGGGTGACTAGACTTGTGGACAGCCAGAAATCAG TTCTGGCTGCTGCTGCTGCACTTTTCATAG CATACAATGCCATGCTGTCCCATATTCAGACGCAACCTGCGGTCTACACGGACTCCAATCATACAG CAAAGACACATGTCAGTGTGGCTGGCACCATCAGACAGAAGCCTGCAGAGAAGACAATTGCTCTGGAGTGCTCGCTAAAAATCCCAATACatttccccccaaaaaagaagttcatttttccattttatgaaTTTCTATTCAATGCAAAATTAAACTATACCAGAAGGTTCTTAAAGGCTTAA
- the LOC130432480 gene encoding nuclear pore membrane glycoprotein 210-like isoform X1, which yields MLMKARAVWGILLMNSLITLSQSSKLNVPKLLLPLSARVPVNITLTAERGCYTWVSSKPECVRVYPLSAVSPPDPLPASSCSQQCLVSTLSSPQALPIHSVVKGQDNEVTLSEEGYRLVVDGYRGRMCSDRICVDQETTTVTAFKLGHATLTIVHNNLPSKVMSHLPRATIYVVEPSYMTLGIKEEEDIWVLEKKRQYYLTVRIHDNEGHAVHLSQNVVIVVEETEGLITLESTSDSSVQLLKTLGTGKTSIQASLHSIISKNGEKWLVIPPIRVQQEVDIYNPLSLHPSMIVFPWQPHNKLYRRNITILYFQVEGGSGSVMWDVSNSQIATVTVKGVIIAGQRLGQSRIQAADYKNPLHRVVGQVMVVRPSRLQLVPRRGDCRVGDRIELPVALWGILDPQDSCSHTDFDTHLYTHRSTNADVQAQCFSHRYNPQNEESFLMKSNLVPVTDCTELSLHIHTEPIGIFTRVPGPVSPGAGFCGGVRFKAISQGQAVVTVTVETEGSKISETTSLEAYNPLKSLASKVLLTVGTARMVVFEGGPQPWPSAPIRFFRHIEAQPSGGVTVETVSSAEGRPTRHAYWVTCNAVGEQWLVFRCGNTPGPLNEMPAMEESRVQVSCGVPASLSVSVLPCNTSSPSCIPLYSNHSSCPQHHHPWGPLTVSSSRDAVFQLSVFDQKGEQFDNFTSCSVKWTTSDPHLLSLPPQSTMNLADKPTQTGYKLHAWKVLQVHQQTGTVTVNVTLRCPEMSTAPVSQHVILHLVEDVQWATHSLTLFNHPKVKENLTLFHGSGHFQFHLQDMTLAHITHLENTNMVQVSPLHPGSSVLLAHDLCLTSDPAVVSILISDITDFQIDFIDIIEVGRTAIVRVGVLDSKNQPFLSHFLSLMNLILIPSSSIISVKQVGPVDLYSVGFPVTGLAVGVASFHLSAVAGHGGVISTSHKNIQVYPPFRLQPYKLTLVVGGVRQVKWKGGPHPQSVVEFSVSDSSVAMVTDKGLVRGVAKGVVKISGTLQTVRQDTGALLTLAQDVVELEVFNLIQVRIQAPLVTLSVGTEMPVYVMGSDSDQNPLSLGSVESGLSFFWSLSKPGVLEIKARHAEVGVSVSPSHSFSVLVRAEAPGKASIKVCMQLEQTHASNSSLSDHLTDEIQIQVFEEIQLAAGSPRSILMSPQSQYSLQSNKDSICPVRYVLSECVSGAGLITVNEQGVLRAGPDTGAALLEVFVMDVCGFNQTLLISVKVSAVWFVRILAASSSLNSDAEKALPAFPLGWKINIVALYYNHMGEQFHSHNIQTTFTTNRDDLVHLTTDKDSKSFLVQTVSPGLTILMVQGDPTNPSLSDYIPLLVLPAISEPPGSLRPGDVICFNSPITNLIAQQGRWNVSSSQILQMNSETGVALAKNSGIVVVYYKLEGGQQTLRQVTVEPASVPLVSVPADRLLTNWPEASEYIVKVDLNTYAANTAQCTLDQWEAVEKNLQPEAKLQCLLHFSAPYLQMKTLQAVFHASSFYDINTAQYSCRIFVQPQSNSILHVLSTLSLSISLSVSLQTQSYASIPLPFPLSSTSVQSSVLLPYVPAFCCPVTEITLSPQHPVAEITLFGTKDMLSTLQVHSDTPDIVVSKFHSAEDPTLLHLSIYSTSHFLDQLSSPASITLFTQLSTQTHIVRVTRLVDSQKSGQLEAYLHSEHLFIVTFVLFAVLAAAAALFIAYNAMLSHIQTQPAVYTDSNHTAKTHVSVAGTIRQKPAEKTIALECSLKIPIHFPPKKKFIFPFYEFLFNAKLNYTRRFLKA from the exons ATGCTGATGAAAGCGAGGGCAGTTTGGGGAATTCTGCTAATGAACTCATTGATTACATTGAGTCAGTCGAGCAAACTGAACGTTCCCAAGCTGCTGTTGCCTTTGAGCGCTCGTGTGCCTGTGAACATCACATTGACAGCAGAGAGAGGATGCTACACATG GGTGTCCTCTAAGCCCGAGTGTGTCAGGGTGTATCCTCTGTCTGCCGTCAGCCCTCCAGATCCTCTGCCCGCGTCCTCCTGCAGTCAGCAATGTTTGGTGTCCACTTTGTCCTCTCCTCAGGCTCTTCCCATCCATAGTGTGGTTAAAGGACAGGACAATG AGGTCACTCTGTCAGAGGAAGGATACAGGCTGGTTGTGGATGGGTACAGAGGCAGAATGTGTAGTGACAGAATCTGTGTTGACCAGGAGACGACTACCGTCACTGCCTTCAAGCTGGGTCATGCCACGCTAACCATTGTACACAACA ATCTGCCCTCTAAAGTAATGTCCCACCTCCCTCGCGCTACCATATACGTGGTGGAGCCCAGTTATATGA CTTTGGGTATTAAGGAAGAAGAGGACATATGGGTATTGGAGAAAAAACGGCAGTACTATTTGACTGTCCGAATCCATGACAACGAGGGCCATGCGGTTCACCTGTCACAG AACGTTGTTATTGTTGTAGAAGAGACTGAAGGATTAATCACATTGGAATCAACCTCTGATTCTTCCGTCCAGCTCTTGAAGACACTTGGGACAGGAAAAACCTCAATACAGGCCTCACTTCATAGCATCATCTCTAAG AATGGTGAAAAGTGGCTTGTCATCCCACCAATCAGAGTGCAACAGGAAGTGGACATCTATAACCCTCTTAGTCTGCATCCCTCTATGATtgtgtttccatggcaaccCCACAATAAGCTTTACCGTCGCAATATTACG ATTCTGTATTTCCAGGTGGAGGGAGGAAGCGGCTCTGTGATGTGGGACGTGTCAAATAGTCAAATTGCCACAGTGACGGTAAAAGGGGTGATCATAGCAGGACAGAGGTTGGGCCAGAGCAGAATTCAAGCTGCGGATTACAAAAACCCCCTACATAGGGTAGTTGGCCAG GTAATGGTTGTGAGACCCAGCCGGTTGCAGCTGGTGCCACGGAGGGGAGACTGCCGTGTAGGGGACAGGATAGAACTTCCCGTAGCTCTGTGGGGCATCCTGGACCCCCAAGATTCTTGCTCTCACACAGACTTTGATACACATTTGTACACTCACAGGAGCACCAATGCAGATGTTCAAGCACAGTGCTTCTCCCATAGATACAATCCTCAAAACGAAGAGTCTTTTCTAATGAAGAGTAATCTTGTGCCGGTCACAGACTGCACTGAGCTCTCACTACACATCCACACTGAACCCATTGGCATCTTCACACGTGTGCCAG GTCCTGTGTCTCCTGGTGCTGGGTTCTGTGGAGGGGTCCGTTTTAAAGCTATTTCACAGGGTCAGGCTGTTGTTACCGTCACAGTGGAAACAGAGGGAAGCAAAATCAGTGAGACGACGTCACTGGAGGCATACAACCCACTTAAa TCTCTTGCATCAAAGGTTCTTCTCACAGTGGGCACAGCTCGAATGGTTGTATTTGAGGGGGGTCCACAACCCTGGCCCTCGGCTCCCATCCGTTTCTTTCGTCACATCGAGGCACAGCCATCAGGAGGTGTTACCGTGGAGACAGTGAGTTCGGCAGAAGGAAGGCCAACTCGACATGCTTATTGGGTCACGTGTAATGCTGTGGGAGAACAG tGGCTGGTCTTTAGGTGTGGTAATACTCCAGGTCCATTAAACGAGATGCCCGCAATGGAGGAGAGCAGAGTTCAGGTGTCATGCGGTGTCCCCGCAAGCCTCTCTGTTTCTGTTCTCCCGTGCAACACCTCCTCACCTTCATGCATCCCTCTGTACTCCAATCACAGTTCCTGCCCTCAGCATCATCACCCCTGGGGACCG ttaaCTGTGTCCAGCAGTAGGGATGCTGTGTTCCAGTTGTCCGTGTTTGACCAGAAGGGGGAGCAGTTTGATAATTTCACCTCCTGCTCGGTAAAGTGGACCACCTCTGACCCTCATCTCCTTTCATTGCCACCACAATCCACAATGAACTTGGCTGACAAACCAACTCAGACAGGCTACAAACTACATG CCTGGAAGGTGCTTCAGGTCCATCAACAGACAGGAACTGTGACTGTTAATGTCACCCTCAGATGTCCAGAG ATGTCAACAGCCCCAGTGTCTCAGCATGTGATTCTGCATTTGGTAGAAGACGTACAGTGGGCCACACACTCACTTACTCTGTTCAACCATCCAAAAGTCAAA GAAAATCTGACCTTGTTCCATGGGTCAGGACACTTTCAGTTCCATTTACAAGACATGACTTTGGCCCATATCACTCATCTGGAGAACACTAATATGGTACAG GTGTCCCCACTTCATCCAGGTTCCTCAGTTCTCTTGGCTCATGACCTCTGTCTGACCTCTGACCCTGCTGTGGTCTCCATCCTGATCTCTGACATCACAGATTTTCAGATTGACTTCATTGATATC ATTGAGGTCGGTCGAACCGCCATAGTGCGAGTTGGTGTTCTGGACTCGAAGAATCAGCCGTTTCTCAGTCATTTCCTGTCACTTATGAACCTCATTCTTATTCCTTCTTCATCTATCATTTCTGTGAA GCAGGTGGGGCCGGTGGACCTCTACTCTGTGGGATTTCCTGTGACAGGACTGGCAGTAGGCGTGGCTAGTTTTCATCTTTCAGCAGTTGCTGGTCATGGGGGTGTTATAAGCACCTCCCATAAGAATATACAGGTTTACCCACCATTCCGTTTGCAGCCATATAAACTTACCCTGGTAGTCGGAGGTGTGCGACAG GTGAAATGGAAAGGAGGGCCTCATCCACAGTCTGTTGTGGAGTTCTCCGTGAGTGACAGCTCTGTCGCCATGGTGACTGACAAAGGACTGGTCAGGGGCGTGGCAAAGGGCGTGGTCAAAATCAGTGGAACTCTCCAAACTGTGAGACAAGACACAGGAGCACTGCTCACCCTGGCACAA GATGTAGTGGAGTTGGAGGTGTTTAACCTGATACAAGTGAGAATACAAGCTCCTTTAGTGACTCTGTCTGTCGGAACAGAG ATGCCTGTTTATGTGATGGGGAGTGACAGTGATCAGAATCCTCTGTCGCTGGGAAGTGTTGAGTCTGGCCTCAGCTTCTTCTGGAGTCTGAGCAAGCCGGGGGTCTTGGAGATCAAAGCAAGGCATGCAGAG GTTGGAGTTAGTGTGTCTCCCTCTCACAGTTTCTCTGTTCTGGTAAGGGCCGAAGCTCCAGGCAAGGCTAGCATTAAAGTGTGCATGCAACTTGAACAAACACACGCCAGCAATTCGTCACTCTCTGATCATTTGACTGATGAGATACAGATACAG GTGTTCGAAGAGATACAGTTGGCAGCAGGAAGTCCCAGATCCATCCTCATGTCTCCTCAGTCTCAGTACTCCCTGCAGAGCAATAA AGACTCAATCTGTCCAGTGCGTTACGTCCTCAGTGAGTGTGTCTCAGGGGCGGGACTTATAACTGTTAATGAGCAAGGAGTGTTGAGGGCGGGGCCTGATACAGGCGCTGCCCTGTTGGAGGTCTTTGTCATGGATGTTTGTGGTTTTAACCAAACATTGCTCATCAGTGTAAAG GTGTCAGCGGTGTGGTTTGTACGTATTTTGGCTGCGTCATCATCTCTGAACAGTGATGCTGAGAAAGCCCTGCCCGCCTTCCCTTTGGGTTGGAAGATTAACATCGTGGCTCTTTACTATAACCACATGGGAGAACAGTTTCATTCTCATAATATACAAACAACTTTTACCACAAACAG AGATGACCTGGTGCATTTGACAACCGATAAAGACAGCAAGTCGTTTCTGGTGCAGACAGTATCTCCGGGTCTAACAATTTTGATGGTCCAGGGTGACCCTACTAACCCTTCTCTGAGTGATTACATACCTCTGCTAGTGCTGCCTGCCATCTCAGAGCCCCCAGGATCTCTGCGACCAGGAGATGTCATCTGTTTCAACTCCCCAATTACAAACCTGATTG CTCAGCAAGGCAGATGGAACGTGTCCTCAAGTCAAATCCTTCAGATGAATTCTGAGACTGGAGTGGCATTAGCAAAGAATTCTGGGATAGTGGTGGTTTACTACAAACTGGAGGGGGGACAGCAAACCTTACGACAG GTAACAGTGGAGCCGGCGTCTGTTCCTTTAGTCAGTGTTCCAGCCGATAGGCTTCTTACTAACTGGCCCGAAGCTTCAGAATATATAGTCAAAGTGGATCTCAACACCTATGCTGCTAACACAG CTCAATGCACTCTGGACCAGTGGGAGGCTGTAGAGAAGAACTTACAGCCTGAGGCAAAGCTACAGTGCTTGCTACATTTCAGCGCCCCCTACCTGCAGATGAAAACACTGCAGGCTGTGTTTCATGCATCATCCTTCTACGATATAAACACTG CTCAATACAGTTGTAGGATTTTTGTGCAGCCGCAGTCAAACTCCATCCTCCATGTCCTATcgactctgtctctctccatctctctttctgtcagtCTGCAGACTCAGTCATATGCATCTATCCCTCTTCCATTTCCTCTGTCCTCCACCTCTGTTCAGTCTTCTGTTCTGCTTCCATATGTGCCAGCGTTCTGTTGTCCTGTAACTGAGATCACTCTTTCACCCCAGCACCCTGTGGCTGAAATCACATTGTTTGGCACCAAAGACATGCTTAGCACACTGCAG GTCCATTCAGACACCCCAGATATTGTAGTATCTAAGTTCCATTCGGCTGAAGACCCCACCCTCCTCCACTTGTCGATCTATTCAACCTCACATTTCCTGGATCAGCTATCTTCTCCAGCAAGCATCACCCTGTTCACACAGCTCtccacacagacacatataGTTAGGGTGACTAGACTTGTGGACAGCCAGAAATCAG GTCAACTTGAAGCCTATTTACATTCTGAACATTTGTTCATTGTAACATTTGTGTTGTTTGCAGTTCTGGCTGCTGCTGCTGCACTTTTCATAG CATACAATGCCATGCTGTCCCATATTCAGACGCAACCTGCGGTCTACACGGACTCCAATCATACAG CAAAGACACATGTCAGTGTGGCTGGCACCATCAGACAGAAGCCTGCAGAGAAGACAATTGCTCTGGAGTGCTCGCTAAAAATCCCAATACatttccccccaaaaaagaagttcatttttccattttatgaaTTTCTATTCAATGCAAAATTAAACTATACCAGAAGGTTCTTAAAGGCTTAA